In Lactuca sativa cultivar Salinas chromosome 5, Lsat_Salinas_v11, whole genome shotgun sequence, the DNA window gactggattcacacgaatgttcctccaatacactcaaaccaaggctctaataccaacttgtaacacccataaaatttaagcccatttaaaacattttcaaaacatttaaaaacgagTAGTAactacaaatttgttttcaaaatagtctaatatcagagttttcccaaaaacataaagaaaacacgaggagctgtatgatcacgccttcgccttgccgcgatcccctgatgtacgtgaaacaataaactgaaactgtaagcccaaaagcttagtgagttcccccaaaatacccatacccatGACAATACACAtttaatcataaacaacatactatgggtccagtcaaccatcgggttggaataccccagacccttAACCCAtcagttggaatgccaacatactatgggtccaatcatcctcaggatggaaaaCCCTAGGCCTACAACCAACAAGTTGGAATTcccaataagcatatcatgccataaccggatacaatccataaagggctgactttggtgccttagaccctgttgatatagtgaggataactcacctcgcaactagtGCTAAAGTACTGTAAATCTCTGAATACTGTCTCGTTGGGAATCCCAAACTATTACACAATAAATACTAAGttaatacccaaaataaccttCTTGACTAAATGTCTACATATTTCATTAAGTCCATTCTCTTTATTGGGTCAAGGCCCAAATACCAAGTCCTTGACTTGAAAGTCCATATATAAAGCCCATTATCGGCCCAATTTACTATATTgggcccaacttcctaattgggcctaacCCCATGATCCACTATCACTATTGGGCCCAAAATAACTTATTTACAAAGTCCAGAAAATGCCCAATTCCATTTAGACCATATCTAACCCAAAATCCGAAGCCCATTAAACAAAGGCCCAACATAGgacgtatgtggggcgtactacTTTGGTGCGCGGGGAGTACTCGACCagatgttgaccaccatcggggtggttgaactagtacgttgggcgtaccggaTTTACGCTGGGCAAACTCAACAGTTTCTCAAaaccttattaagtgcttaatgacttATGTTCTTAAGCCCAAAATTCATATCCAGAGACCTAACATGCCTAGGAtccataaagtcatgaactttatcactttggacgtccataaagttcttaatgcttggtcttaatccattaagacattattCTCCATGCGTGGGACAAATACAGCTAataggacctcatttttatcactcacgGTCCCCTCAAGAGTCTAGAAGGGAAACCCTTTTTCGTCCAAATCACATCATGCGCCACCTTATGGCTTTTAGGACAAGAAATGTTTCTATTAAATTAAAATGGTGAGATCTATGCATGTATACATAAAATTTGGATATTTATACCTTTTGGAGCTTCTTGACCAAAAGCTAACTTCATATCTACAAtcttgatcttcttctccaactcttcGATGCAATATATTCCTCTTAACGcactcaagaacacacaaaataagcttaaacacacaaaggaaaggctagggtttggggaggACGGATGTAATATGTGGAGGCTTTGGTAAGGGAGGTTTTGAtgctcataatgttgcttatatattccccaaaccctaaatattagggtttcaccctgacattagtacacccagcgtattgaagtttacgcccaacgtactaaagCGGACcttagtacgcttagcatactcttATGTACGTGCAAGGTACTCTATCTTGGCCCACGTTTGCAAACATGGTCCTTAAACTTATCTTCACTCTTCACTTCCAACCCCAATGACTATAAATGACAAGGTAATGATAGAAGAGGGTTTgggaatacctgccaaatctcaGGATGTTATATATGGTTAGCTACtaattatggattattaaagTTGGTTATCATATATTATGTTATTAGCATTTCAAGTCTAAATTTACTAATGTTTTCActaattcatgtaaaactatgcaTGGTCATACACTAGCAAATACAAAATTAGTTATACGATGTAGATAAgttatgtaagatttatctaaaTAAACACAATTATTGTAATAATTTATGTTCTCCAACACATCTAAGTTAGTTATTTGATCGCTTATCTAAGATTGGGTCGATCCTAACTTTAGCAATTTAATAGTCACAAAGCTATTATGtaacaagttcatgtaatttaatggtcactaagctacacagaacctGAATTCAAGCAATCAAAGTATCAAATATTAACAGGCTAGTTATAGATAATCAAACACAAGCTCGAAAACCAACtattaaaatccataacttgataAACTAAACCATAGagttaaagcttcatctagctaaacgaaAGCTACTAGATTCAGTTACTCATGGCTGAAAACACAAACACAAATGCAATTAAATTGACATGATCAAAGTATACCAAATCAATGTAAGAATATGTTCTTCAATATTTCGATCTTTAAGCTAATCTCCTTCCTATAATGCTTTGAATTCGATTTCTCTGCCTATTCTCCTCCGGAAATATCTCTGAAAAACCCTCTCTGCCCCTCAAACCGTGGAGGTGAATGAGTATTTATAGTTTTGTGAATTTTCGCacttcacgacgtgaacaaggatTTCACGTCATGAATTTGAGATAAATCCTTTTTTGCCTGGGACTCTGACTTCCCATACACTTATCATCTAGAGAACTCACTCCACATCGTGAATgtgatggccacgtcgtgatTTGGGTTTTTCGCTGGGATTTTTCTTCTTGTAAGCTTCCTTCCTCCAAAGTTCCAATTATTGTCAATTTTAGTCCCCATTCTTCAAGAGTGTTCCTTTTGGCTGGAAAATTCAATTCAGTTCAATAAGTACCACATATCTATACATATAACCAAAATATTAAGTAAAATGTActaaaatattgcctaaaaatgtgtataaatatggcaatatcagctACCAACACAAATTTCTTGCGTCTGATGGTTCATACTCAACACTATCAACAAGAAGCTTTTGAGAGAGGAGAAAGGTGATGATTTTTGCCTTCTTTAGAGTAAGAGTAGTGGTTGGCCAAAAAGTGAAGGATATGAGTCATTATATAGTGCAacttggaaaccctagataaccctaaataaacaaaataatatttattcaatttggtaattatccaacttcctatttattttcaaaaaatattcTAGATACCCTAAATTACCCTAATTTCGTCTACCTCCTTCCAAGGAAGGCTCTAGACTTTTCcttgttcaactattaaacaattgcaCTTTAACCCTTGCACTTTTAGTTAGGGCtgtgcatgggtcggtttgggtcggttttggacccaaacccaacccaacccataagtGGCCGGTTTCTGGTTTTCAGAACCCAATAGGATCGGTTTCTGGTCGATTCGGTTTCTCGGGTTCCAAGGTCGGTTTGGACGGtttttcggtttcttgggttcaacccatacCTTCACGGGTtctgggtttaaacccatgggttttgggttttacctcattttccataaatgaagcaacaagttaaatatttcaaaaaacaccaaatttaagttaaatacttcaaaaaacatGAGTCTTACAACAAATAGTCTATTACAAGTTACAACCAAAGCCTGAAATAGTCTATTACAACCAAAAAACAATCAAGTATGAGTCGGTTTCTTgggttggatgggtcggtttcttgggGCGGTTTGTCGGTTTTAAGTATGGGTCGGTTTCTCGGGTTGAATGGGTCGGTTTCTGagtaaaaaccgaaaccgaaccaggcttttcggtttttaaaaaattcaaacccgaaccgtcggttttgcttcgatttcggttttttcggtttcggtttcgtcggttatagtcggtttctcggtttcttggtttgggtttgctcacccctactTTTAGTTAACACAATTTATTCCAAATTtaatctaattaatttctgattaattattaattaaatattagtatttttaattaatatattattttcataacatattaataaactttgctatttattaaccatataataaatcaaaaattcaatctctctctctctctctctctctctctctctctctctctctctatatatatatatatatatatatatatatatatatatatatatatatatatatatatatcatcataTTTAATTACTAGGTTTGAAGACAACCAAAAAAACTTTGTTAATAattcaaacttatactaaatcaCTTATTAatttagacatctaatccaacagtaaaaacccttcaaaacacATTTGATGTGCAATATTTATCCACGGCGTCTATCATGTTTCTTTAAATTTATCCATATACTACATACTTAAAAGAAGATATTTCCcaagaaaaatatatataaacaaatgcCTATCACAATAAAATGATTAAAATAATGCATATCAAATTGTAAGAAGACGTTGCCCAACAAAAAATATTCAAATCATATGAATATTAAAATATGTTCGACGATAAGCACTATTTGAGAATGATATATTTGATTTAAATgtgttttcaactttttcaatgcAATTGGAATAAGGTGAATGTTTTATATCGTAagttcttttaacatattatgatTTCAACATTTTTAATGGGCAACATTTTCTTATGATTTGATATGTATTAGTTTAATAGTTTATTGTGATATgtatttgttttaatatttttttgttggaAAACATTTTTGTTGAATCTACCGATATATaggtaaataaaaaaaatgatggaATGATAGATAGATTTTGCACATAAAAACTTTAAATGTTAAATAATGCAAATACATAAATTGCATTATTTAAGAGGGTTATGATCAAATGTGAATCATaagtattgtgtgaatgtgtgatTAAATTCTAACCATTAGATTAAAACGAATTAATGGTTGTAATCTTAAGGTATATGGTATTAACATGAGATAATATATACTATATAATTACAACTAATTAATTACAATAAcaaatttaacattttgttaagAGAGAGAAATGAAAATTACCGTGATTTTAGACAACCAagttaatttaattaagaaaaatcaaatcaaataaaaaaaaatataatatggtaATGAAAATCATACATTTCCAAGAAAAACAGTCAgagaattttgaaataaataataaatgacAATCAGAATTTCTTCTAGATTTTAGTGTTCAATCTTACTTAAACTTGATTTTTATGGAGTAAGGATTAAGAATCAGTTTACTTAACAACAAATCAAATATTCTTGTAAAATTTAGGGTTAAGAATCGACTtaacaaatttaattatttatacaaGTGAAGAATTCTTGAATACTTGAATTGTTCTATCTCTATAGCACGGTAATGTTTTTATAAAAGTGAAGCAATTCTTGAAAAATATAGTGTTCTATCTCTATAAGACTATAacactaaaaaaatatttatataactgAAGAATTCTTTAAGAACTTGAGCATTCTTGAAGAATACAACGTCTAAAACTTTTTGTTTTTCTACTTTCTTTGATTGATATCGATTACCACCCACATCACCATCCTTTCCTTCCATCTATCTGCATAAAAATGCAACCATCATGACTTCATTATCGCAAATCACCACCATTAGCTAGCATATGTTAAATCTTTAAGAATAAGAATTCACTCTTTTAAGAATCAATGTTAATTCTTTAAGATTAGTCTTATTGGTAGCTAGTGTAATAACAACACCAATGAATTCTATATGTAAGAGCCTCATAAGAAAACAAAAAACCTTAAAGTCTGTCTTTAATTACGTGTATGTCACAAAAAAAATACACATAAGATTCAAAAGGGAAAAGTTATTAGATTATTGTTAAAAAGTTCATAGACAAAGTTCAATATCATCACCTCCACTAGCGTTGATTGTTGTCATCCAACAAGCTCCAACCAAAATCGTGCTTGTTCTTCAACATACTTGCCAATTGTTGCATAATTACTTTAAATCTTCACTTTTGGAATCAAATTTCTCAGAATTTAAACTTTTTTTGTTGCTTGAATGTAATCGATATCTTGATCTTTTGACCTTGATTAACGTAAGGAATATTTCGAGGAGAGGAATATGACGGGAGGAAAATAAGGttgtcatctattcgatgtggtGATTCCCAACGGCAATACGGAGATGACGGCATCAGGAGAATTTGAGTATGATCTAATTTTACATAGGTCaaataagtatttataatttGCAAAAGATATTAATGCAATTCCATAATTACAGGCTTATAATTTTGGTTattcaattaatatatatatatatatatatatatatatatatatatatatatatatatatatatatatatatatatatatatatatatatatatatatatatatatatatatatatatatacacacacacactagcagtgtacccgcgcaaagcggcggggcGTGTAAATTCTTTCGGTGATATGTTTCCTCTATAAAAATGTTATGTTACAAAAGAAAGTAAATGTCGAAGACAAACTAATCAAACTATGGTGTTATTTGGGAGATGGAGTCATTTTTTGTTCAAGAATGGTGGGCTTTATAGCAGAGGAGGGAACAAAGATGTATATGCGATTGAAGGGATATTTAAATCAACATGCTAAATTTAAGGATATCTAAAAGGGTTCAAAATTTGAATGAATCCAGGATTTGAGGGAACCATATCAAATTGCTGAGAAATATAAGAAGATTTGATGATAAATATTTGAATTCaaaatttgtttaaaatttaatattattttattaatagttACTTGTACTATCAGCTTCAtcatttggacgtcttaaaagaatattattattataatcaatctatttttagaaatagttagatttcttttataagatagtatatatatatatatatatatatatatatatatatatatatatatatatatatatatatatatatatatatatatatatatatatatatatggaaaagttcaatagagaaccaataTGCATCAAAGAACCAACGAACCCATCTTAACCATCTATCTTCTTTTAATCTTGGCCATTAATccttaattaaacaaaaaaaacatggaggggcattttggtaagTTCAACGTCTAATCCAATGTTTTGTTTGTCTCCATTAGCGTCTTCTGTCACTGTCCTTCATCGATCGATCCAAAATCTCGGCTGTTCTTCGAAATCAACCTTTTTCATCCACTTTACTAATAGTTTCTTCAGATTTCAGCTAATAATCAGGTATTTTTAATATCTATTCATCTTTCGTTTATGATTATTAGGTCAATTACGATGCATTGTTTATCaacttatttttattgttattgtaaTCATCTATTGTCAAATTCTGTTGATTTTACTGTTTAATCTTcaaattgttatgtttttatttttaatttgctATTTTTATGTCGTATGTTGAATTTGCGTTTGATGTTACTGCTTTTCATTCGACCGTTTTTGTAATCATTCGTCTGTAATGCATATTCgacatttaaataatcaattatatcttgTGCATCTTCTGACATTTATGTTTTTTCCAAACTTTTAGTAATTTTGAGAATCTTATCTTATCTTGTGCATATATTTTAAAGTTTTGTGATTATCTTGTTTATTTGTTTCCTTTTTTGTATAATTATCAATTCTAAATTTTTAATCTGTATATAAACTCTAGGTTACTGATGATTCATTATGAGTTCTTTGAATTCTTGTTCAGATTTGCATTCAACTATTAATGAACAATCAcgtaagtttttttttcttaatattaATTTCAcattttctatgtaatgtaataaaatatatgtttttttttggttttgcaGTTCATGATCAGTCATCTTCAAATATGAATACTGATCATTCAAATGATAGTAATTCTTGTTCATATTTGCATTCAATTATTAATGAACAATCACGTAAGTTTTTTTTCTTAatataaatttcacattttatatAATGTAATGAAATAGATGTTTTGTTTAGTTTTGCAGTTCATGATCAATCATCTTCAAGTATGAATATTGATCATTCAAATAGCAGTAATTCTCGTTATAGTTTTGATTTTGAGCTCTATAATACTGGAAGTTTTAAGCTTGTTCCTTATGATAAGTTGATACATAAGAAGCCTTTCAAAGGATTgttgtttgattcattcttgacttttATAAGACTTATGGTCAAGAATGTGGTTTTGatgtgaatatgtcaagtcaaaAAAAGATACAATGATAGCACAATTCATAATATATATTCGACATGTAGTAGATCTAGTTTCACGGAGTCATTCAAGAATGAAAATGTTAATGTGAAATTTTCAGATGTTAAGAGAATGAGAACTTCTTCTACGAAGAACGGATGCCCTGCTCTTTCAAAGTTCAAAAATCTCTGATGTTCTTTAATGTTCTACATTTATGTGTTTGTTGAAGATCACAACCATGAGCTTGTTGCTCAAGATCAGTTGCACCTATAAAGGATTAATAGGACAATGGATTTTCTTGATGAATCCTTTATACATAAGGTTGGTACTTGTAACATTGGTGCTTCAAAAGCTTATAACTTGGTGAGTAGTATGAAGGGTGGCTTTGATTATAGGGGAGGGACTGTAGTTGACTTTAAAAAATTTCATAGAGATTTGAATTGTAAAATTGGTGTCAAAGATTCCCAAATGGTTGTGGATATATTGACAAACAGAAAATTGTGTTTCTCTAATTTTTCATCTGAGGTTCAAAAAGATGTTGATGATCATCTTACTAGACTTTTTTGGGCTGATGATACTTCGAAAGCCAACTATAAGGAATTTGGAGATGTACTATCTTTTGATGCTACTTATCAAACAAACAAGTAATTCATAATCCTCATTTGTTTTTTATGGTATTTGTTCTTTTTAATAATACCTATAAAAAATTCAGGTATTCTATGGTATTTGTTCTTTTTACTGGAGTTGACTACCACAAGCATTGTGTTACTTTTACTGCTGGTTTACTAGCTCGTGAGATAGCAGATGCATATGTGTGGTTGCTTGAAGTGTTTCGTAAAGCATTTGTCAAGCCTCCCATGATGATTGTAATAGATCGGGATTCATCAATGAAGAAAGCTGTTAATTTTGTTTTTCTTGAATCGAAGCATAGACTATGCATGTGGCACATCACTCAAAAACTTGAGGAAAAGGGTATAGTTTTTGTTTCTTGATTCCTATATATGTTTATAAccatatagatcataaagcatatagTGAATTCACACTGTAAATTTTCATATGATGAAAGTAACAAATCTAAATCATAAATCACACTGTGAATTTATAATGTGAACCAAAtggtatattaatattaattacatCAAATATTCAACATATGTAATGATTCTtatgtgtttctttttttttagATTCCTATCGATGTTTATAACCATTCGGACTTCCAGAAGACATTTTTTGATATTATATGGAATCTTCAATGTTCTCCACAAGATTTTGATAGTTCATGGTCAACAATGTTAGATAAGTTTCATCAAAAAGAAAATGACTGGTTAAGGTCTATTTTTAAAATAAGGGATGTATGGATTCCAGCTTTTATGAGAGATCTTGAACTTTCTGGTTTGATGCGAACTACTTCAATATTAGAGAGTCTGAATAATGCTTTCTCACATTTTTTGCATCATAAATCAAATTTGGTGAAGTTCATGATGTCGTTTGATAGTGCAATGGAGAAGCAAAGGCATCATCAATCTTTATTAGATTATCAGTCCACAACTACTACCCCCAAGCTAAGGACTCCTTTGGCTATTGAAAAGCATGCATCGGAAATTTATACACATAATATTTTCTTGGACATTCAGAAAGagttatataaatatatgttttactGTGTTCAAGAATCTGTAGTTATtgaagatgaaagtgaagtttatTCTTTGAGAGATAAGAAGAAAAAAAGTTGATTGATAAAAATGTGAATGAGGATGAAGAATCTGATGACTTTTATCGAAATAGTCTTACTTCTCATTGTCCTAATACTCGTTACAAGGTATGTCTCTTTGTCCTAATACagtttattaaatataaaatgtaGTTTCAAAATTCACACTGTGAATGTAGGATGTTTTGCTAATTAATAGTGTGAATTtttatagagttataaattggtTTGTACTTTTCATTAGATTAGTattgaatatgtttttttttgtgaatttgaTTTGAAGTACATATTTATATTATAGTATTATGATTTCTAATGTCCTGTTGATTAATAATGTGAATTGATGTTAATGTGTATAATTTTTATCGAATAATATGAGATAGAATTTCTTATTcacatattaattttttttattaatgataATTTTGTAGGTTGTATTTAGTAGAAGGGGTGATAGCATTAACATCAGTTGTAGCTGCATGCTTTTTGTCCAGGATAGATTGTTATGTCGTCATATGTTTTTCATATTAAATATGAAAGAGTAAGATGAAATTCCATCAAATTTCATTTTGAGGAGATGAGGAAAAGATATCATAGCTGATGGATTGTTGAGAAAAAAGTACTCATATCCTCATAAAGGCAGTAAAAATGAATGTTTGATTCAATATGCATATGCTATTCTTCGTTTGTCTATTAACAAGATAGCAAATAATGAGGATGAGTTGGCTAAATATATAAAGCAACTTCAGGAAGTTGATAGTGGTATTCCTTTATGTACCTCATCAAGGGCATCTTCGAGTAGATCAGTTCACATTGAAAAACTTATTGGAGCTGCAATACCTGATGTTATCAACATTCGTAATCCAGAGCGGATCAGAAACAAGGGATGTGCTAGTGGTAAAAGAATCAAGAGCACTAGAGAGAAAGTGATTGAGAAATCTAAAAAGGGTACTAGGTTGTCTAGTTTATGTCATAAACAAAATAACAATGCTAGGAGATGCATTTTAAGGTTTAAGAAGTCTGATTTAGAATCTGAGGTTACAGAAGgctaattctattttttttttctttttaagacGAGTAAAATAAGATTTGATATTTGTAATGATCATTCAATGGATAGAAATGTTGA includes these proteins:
- the LOC111907993 gene encoding protein FAR1-RELATED SEQUENCE 5-like, with the protein product MDFLDESFIHKVGTCNIGASKAYNLVSSMKGGFDYRGGTVVDFKKFHRDLNCKIGVKDSQMVVDILTNRKLCFSNFSSEVQKDVDDHLTRLFWADDTSKANYKEFGDVLSFDATYQTNKYSMVFVLFTGVDYHKHCVTFTAGLLAREIADAYVWLLEVFRKAFVKPPMMIVIDRDSSMKKAVNFIPIDVYNHSDFQKTFFDIIWNLQCSPQDFDSSWSTMLDKFHQKENDWLRSIFKIRDVWIPAFMRDLELSGLMRTTSILESLNNAFSHFLHHKSNLVKFMMSFDSAMEKQRHHQSLLDYQSTTTTPKLRTPLAIEKHASEIYTHNIFLDIQKELYKYMFYCVQESVVIEDESEDEESDDFYRNSLTSHCPNTRYKVVFSRRGDSINISCSCMLFVQDRLLCRHMFFILNMKDKNECLIQYAYAILRLSINKIANNEDELAKYIKQLQEVDSGIPLCTSSRASSSRSVHIEKLIGAAIPDVINIRNPERIRNKGCASGKRIKSTREKVIEKSKKGTRLSSLCHKQNNNARRCILRFKKSDLESEVTEG